A window of Magnolia sinica isolate HGM2019 chromosome 13, MsV1, whole genome shotgun sequence genomic DNA:
CGCATAGACTATTCATGGCATTAGGAGTCTGTATCAGATCAATAGATTGAAAAGGCAATTAGATCAAGTTCACATATCAAACTTCTCCAACCTACACACAAAATAAAAAGATAACTATTTCCATCTCAATAATTACCACAACAATTGGATGTCATCCTACAAGGCATTGAATTGGTTTACAAGCACACCAGAGTGAAGATATGGgtcaattgaataaaaaataatggaaaataaaaaacagaTGACTGAAGACGTATGTAAATTAAATTGGTTTTGAATTTAAGATACATACAATTTTAGATAAGACGTAGAAATTCATAGATAAATTGGTACGACATTTAAGATATAAGTTCAAGGGCATGCTTGAAAACAGGAGCCTCTTGCTCCTCAAACCTGTACATGAATAGAAATCATTAACTAATGCTTTATGAGATTGGGAAGTAAGATAGTTGAACAAGTAGCTTCTAAGAATTTTGTATTTTTTGCATTTTTGCAATTTTCAGGACTGAAAGACTTCCAGAATCAACTTGCTGGCAAGAGTTTCCAAATAAAATGCATACACATCTATACAGCTGAAGTGCAAACAGAGTTCTAAGAAGAGAGTAGAAAATAGACCAAAATTATTCTAAGAATTAGACAAGTAAAAGGAAATTTTTGAATAATTTGGCTGTCCAGCAATCCAAATGGAATGCTAGCAataaaatataaactagaagCCCTGTCAGTTGCAAGCTCGAACTTAAATAATCCAAACTAGAAGTCCTTCTCTCCTTGCTTGGAATTAGTGGCACTTTAACCGCAACTGTCTTGCCAGTCGACATCTGAGCCTTGTAAACAGGACCAAATGCCCCTTGCCCAATCACTGATGTAAAATTATGAGTTGCTTTTTGGATTTCTCTGTTAGTGCATCATCAAAGAAAAGGTAAAATAAGTTTAACATAGTGAATGACGACATGTCTAACATAGTAGAGAACTTATTTAGGATACATCCATgatgaaaacataaaatgaaCTTGTGCGGCCTCCTGAAAGCAAAATCATTAACCAACCATTGTTTTAATATATACATGGACCGTAATGCTAAAGCCTTGCCCCCCAAGCTTACATATTTCCACCCCACGATTGACCCACAACCGACACAAAATATGTCAGCAATTGTGTGCATTCCTGTCATCACCAACTGGTCATCTTTCACTCCCACTGAGATGTTGGCACTGccaaacatcaaaagagaagaaagaaacaaatcattgGGAGCCAAAGGAAGAGTAGAAGGAAGATGACATTTCAATGAGTTTGGCAGGCATCACTTGACAGAATGGCATTGCCCATATTTAATTGGATGCACACAGAGACACAGACGTATTGATTGTCTGTCACTGAAATCTGCATACACTGTTAACAGAACTGTAATCATGATAGCTCTTCAGAACAGTTGACCGCATTAAAGAAAACAGTGCACAAGAAAGTAGTTGTAAACTTCTAGTTCTTTACAACTATTTTAGCTTATTTGATGTTGTTTTGTATCCTTTTAGAGTTCTGACACTAGCTTCACTAGAGCATAAAAAGTTAGCATGCTACAGGACATTTCACAAGCCAGCAGAAAATTGGATACCTGTGATTATTTCAAGATTTATGCCGAGTGTGCCTGATTGTTTCTGTACTGTCATGCCAAGGAAGATCAAAGAGAGGCATGAGACCGATGAATTTACATGGACCTCTCGAACTATATTTGCTTCCCTCTGGAGCCTCCTACATACAGTCAAAGATGAATGAAAAACAACAAACATGATGGATTAATCATGCAGCGACAGAATACATTAGCAAAAGAAAACAGGATTGGGAGAGTAGTTTCACCTGGAATGCTATAGTAAGTGATCAAAGTCTTCTATCTGCAAACTTGCTAATCGCAGTGTTAACTCTCTGCACTATGGCTAACTTATTGCGTGCAAGTTTCAGAATATGCAAAACCATTGCCCAAGGAGGATAAGCAACTGACTAGCCACTGACAATTAGAGTTGTTAGTAACAAGAAAACCACAAAAGTAATGGCAACATTACCTGCTCTGGTGCACCTTTGCTAACACGATGCATTTTTGCTTCACTGTCAATATAAGTTGGAGCCGTTCACTTATCAGTTGGATTAAATGGAAGGAGAGAAGGACATAATATTTTGCATACAAACACGGCCTAATATTTGCAATTAAATTCAATGATGCATACAAACACGGCCTAATATTTTGCACTAGAATAGCAACTGAAGAAAGTAATGTCTCCACCTCTGCCAGCGAAATATAGCATTTCCTACAAGATTCTCCCCAGCCTTGTTGTCGAGTGGACCTGATACCTGAAGAAGTTAAGATGAAAACGATTCTGTAGCTTTGCGAATGCTAAAATAAAATTGTGGCCAATTCGCAATTTAAAGAAGTCAGACATTCGCAAAAAGTTGTATCATATGAATGGGTATGTTACAATTTGAGGTAGGTCAATTCTGAAACAAATTTGAGGTAGTATCAACATATCCTCAGTCAATAGATCATCTTGAGAGAAGTTGTAAACCTCGGTGACCTgccaccaaaaaaaagaaaaaaaagaaaaaaaaaaagggaagaatgCTATAAAATAAGCAACTGGTATaaacaaagaaaataagaatTCCACTAAAAGTGAATTGGGAACATACCTAAAACTTTCCTGGGCACCAGCATGGGGTTAAGAATAAAGAGTCAAAAgagatcagcttcatccaacaGTTTCAAATACTCAAAGCTAGAACTAGTAATATGGAGAACCAGCACCTTTATTGGATGAAAACGTGTACAAATGGGGATCTCTAACAGTCTCTTGAGCACTCTTTTTGCTCGTGTAACTTTGCTTCCCTCCAAGTGCAAACCAGAATGCAGGGCTCTCTGTTCCCTCATCATGTTTCAAAGCAACACCAGCCTGAAACATTAAAGAGAATTATAAGCTACAAGCAAACAAATTAATAACTGATAGCAGGAGAAAGAACCGTCCATGAAATTTGAAGTCTCACAAAAGACACCCTGATATTGAAGTTGGTCTTAACAGATAAGCTATAATCTTTTCTTTGGTGAAGAAAGATACACATCCTGGTAAGAAATTCAAGACAAGTAAAGCTCTGCAGAGACGAACTCCTCCATTACCCAAAGAAAACTGTCTAGAACTACAAACAAACCACAActgttttaatgaaaaaaaaaatggaaatttcaAATAATAGCTAACTTTCAAAGGTGAGGTCTGAATAAAATGTTTTACTTTATATAGTAGCAAATAAGTAATAGTTGATCATCTAAGAAGACTACTTGCTAACAAAGAAAACAGTTCAACAAGGATACACTATTAGCAAGACACTAGTCCAACAATGCAATTAGCATCAATGAGCAACACTCTCATAAAACAGAAGACAACAATAACGACTACAGTTCTGAAACAACTAATGAGCTTAAAGAAGTATCCGACTGCACCTCTTCAAAAGCTATGAACATGACTAACATGAAAGCAAGCATcaagagaaatgaaataaatTACAAGGAATGTAGGGGCCTAGAGTTAGCAAAAGAGTCCACCTGCAGCAGTATAGCAGGCTTTGGATCAACTGATATGAAGAATATGAATGTGAGAGGCCATGATAAAAACTAAGGTTTTTAACAGAAATTAAGATGATGCTTTGGATCAACTGATATGAAGAATATGAATGAAGCACATCTAGGACTTGGGAGTTTAGATAAGGTTTCAAATTTTTGGAGTCCTTCATGCTGCGATTGTATGATGTGACTCACAAAGTGTTACCCATTGGGTGCCTATGAAAGACTTGGAACCTTGGAACTATTATTCGGTGCTAGCATTTAGGAGCTAGCATGTTCTTCAGCCATTATCTTTTGTTATGTGTTTAGAGGGACACAAGAAATAGGCAACAACCTACAAAAAAATGGTGTGGTGCTGCTACATGATGAGTTTTCCTTGCATAGATATAAAGTGTATCTATCTATTTTATTAAATccctcaattaaaaaaaaaaatcattaataatAATGcaataacaaaaaagaaagagTTGTAAGCAAACCTGCGCTCCTGAGTCAAATAGATATATGCTATCAGCATCAAGTTCTGAACATGATTTTGCATTCAGTGAATAATGAATAATTGCTGCATTTGGACCAACTGATGAAATTGTTGGAAAACTCAGCCCTTTAAAATGCTGTAGAAGAATCCCACCAACAGGAGCAAATTGGAAAGAATGAGATCTCCTTTAAAAACCAAGCAAAATGGTCACAGAGCATCATGTGGTTCAATTATTGAAATAAACAAGGTTGAGATTCAGAACTTGGAGTTTAGATATCAAAGGATATGTCATGAACTATGTTTCGACTTGTCTTGCAAACAGAGAATGGCAGCAATATCACCGCTGCCATTGGTGCCATGTACATGAGCAGATTCATTGAATGCAGCCGCTCCCCCTCTGACGTCAGCAGGATCACCTGCACCACAGACTTCAGGGCGCTCCCGGCCGTCGATCCGACGCAGACTAGGAATCCGAATAGATGGAACAGGGGCTCGTTGTTGCTCGCGAGCACGATCCCCAGCACCATCGGCACCAGCGCTAGGTAGACCTCGCACGATTCCTTCTTACAGGTGATGATAAAGGCGAAGATGGTGGTGAAGAAGGGCGTCGTGGCGCCGATCATTGGGTTGAACGAGACCGGAAGGTACCGTAACGAGGTGTTCCTGCAGACCACCGAAAAGCAGAAGATTGCGCTGAGAGCCACGATCTTGAAGAACTGGCGTCGGGAGACAATGGGCTGGTAAGGGACCAGCTCCAgccaatggatggctaggatgctGTAGAGTGCGCACGATAGCATGTGGAGGAGAGTGAGGAAGATGGGGTAACGGTAGCCGTAAATGCTGAGGAGGTATTTGTTGAGGAGGAGGACGCCTATGTTGGACAGATACCAGGATGCGATGATCACAGCCGTTGTGGGGTTGGGGGAAAGGATGCCATTGATGTTGTTGCTGTTGCGGACCTCGCTCGTTGGCGTTACAGGGATGTCGATCAGCTGCTCCGCTTCGAGCCTAGGGTTGCTACCGTGATCAGTTGCAGAAAGAAACCCTAGATTTTTCGAAGAGAGATTTGGGGGATTTTTTTGCGCTTAAAACAGAGACATCggtttcttccctctctctcttcctaaaaCCAGCTTTTGATGAAATTAACAGATAAAATCAGCTACAAAAGAGACAGATCCGTGGCCACAATGCAAGAAACGTGGATCTGATTCCAGAAACGAGATCTATAAACCTTAGATATGAGGAAACTGAAGAAATCTGGAGAGAAATTGAGAAATGGAGGAGGAAGAACGGAGGAGAATGAGAGACGTAATAGATCTGGAAGCGTAAATCTGAGGTAATGGGGATGCTTTTTACAGGAGTGtacagaagaagaagagcaggacgagtaGGAGGGCAGAATGACCTAAACCGgagatttgaagagagagagagagagagagagagagagagagagagagagagagatgcgagACGAGAGACGAGAGATTGAAGAAAAGGGGAAAGCAAAAGAGCCGTACATGGAAAGAGGGTACAGTCCTGCATTCTGAAACGGTTTAGAACCGTGTGTAATTAGAAACAACTTAATACCGTTTTTGAACCAAAGCACTAGCCGTACTTAATaaacaattttggtgtagtgtatatatatagcattggaaagaatcctaaacgaaatcggaaacaaatcccgcaattTCGTAGTTTTACGAaaaaatctgcgcagaatctgattagatttaagacatcaaatacaacaatatcCAACACATCTTTAATCTTTAAACATTTAGTTCTTTGTCTTCTTCTCCTATCTCTgcctcgcatcatagcttcatcaatacttctcgtgcacacttcgttTTCCTTTTACGTCATCGTCAAGCCCAAAGAAATTGtgcagaacttgaacttcttgcTAAGAataaccttggtgagcatgtctgccggattcacattggtgtgaatcttctccagagttatgCATCATTCTTCAAGCACaagtcggataaagtggtgacaaagattaatgtgtttagtacaagagtgataaataaaatttttagcgctttcgctgtcacaattaaccggcacggctTCCTGCTAGAGCCCCAATTGAtgtatcatgcctctcaaccaaacaccttctttaaatacttctgtcactgccatatattcagcTTCGATCGTAGAAAGAGTCACTaaagactgaagcttcgacatttaactaattgctccacccgctagaaCAAACGAGTATCTTAAagttgactttctggaatccacactgcctgcgtagtctgaatccacatagcatACCAACTTTgcccatgtcttctcaaaagttaaaacGTAGTCTTTTATACCTCTTATGTATCGAAGTAGcaatttcactgcttcccaatgttgcttgccgagtttgacatgtatctgctcacaacatcaattgcctgtgaaatatttggtcttgtacagaccataaCATGCATTAAACTGCCAACCCCATTCGAATAAGGTACATAAGACATAACCTGTTTTTTCTAatttgatttaagacattgttctaaggaaagcttgaagtgagtcgcGTGGGGAACACTCGCCGACcttgcctggtccatcccatacttgatcagcaccttTTTAAGGTACTCTGCCTGTGATAAACAAAacttgctcctcttcctgtctctataaaTCTCTATGCCGAAAACCCTCTTTGTTGCCCCTAGATATTTCATCTCGAATGTTcctaataactgagtcttcagtacgttgatttcagacatatcatgacagacgatcaacatatcatctacGTACAATACTaagatgaattttccatcactcagtgtcttgtaatagacacagtgatcgtattcacttcaAATAAATTTCTTACtcattataaaataatcaaattttttataccattgtctaggcgactgtttcaggccgtacaatgacctcattaacctgcaaacttttttctatGCTCTTTTAGCTTCGTATCcctctgattgcttcatgtagatctgctcttttaACTCCCCGTGtaagaatgcagtcttgacatccatctgttctagttcgagatcgtattgggcaaccagtgtcaacatgaatctgatagatacttgcttaactaCCCGCGCGAATATCTTTGTGAAGTCGATTCATTCTCTCTGAACATACCCTTTGGCTACTAGCATCGTTTTGTATCTGTCCTCTTTCCtcttgaataaccacttgcatctgatcaCTTTTCGGCCACCGGAAGTtctaccagctcccatgtgttgtttttgtgtaacgagtccatctcatcattcatagccgccttccacttttcttcatcaggctcattaagagcATCCGGGATAGTAGATgtgtccccctcatctgtaatgagggcatatgcaatattaaagtTGTCCCTacatcttgccggtaacctgcaaTCACCTGGTGAGTTTTgttctcacaggtggttgctctACCTTCTCTTTTACCTCTATCTGCGCATCTGTCTTTGCTTAAGTATCATTTGTGTCAATCTAGACATCTACGATCAAACTTTCTCGTTCCTcttactcctcttgatcattcttatgaaatagggagctttcatcaaatctgacgtcatggctagtgataaccttgcgtgtgaccttatcgaataacctgtaacctttcacaccaacactaTAGCCagcaaagatgtactttttggctctatggtgtagcttatctctctcaactgaaggtacatgagagtaaccttcacaaccaaatatgcacaaatctgagcagtccatcttatgaccactccatactttctctgggattttacattcatttGCCatagaaggagaccggttcaccaaattgCAAGCTGTGTTAATGGCCTCTATACAAAGATCCTTACCCaatgcaacattacttaacatgcattgggCCATATTCtccaagagagttcgattcatccACTTAGGTACACCATTTTGTTCAGGTGTGTGGCGACCTGTGTtttgcctaatgatcccttcatccttgcaatattcattaaactcaacgaaagtaaattctccaccattatcagtccttaaaacctttattttccacCACGACATTGTCTTCTATTgtttgaatatagtgaaaactttggatttatATTTTATGAAGTAAACGTAAACTTTCtaggagtagtcgtcaatgaatgaaacaaatcatGACGACCCCCAACAGAAACCATCGGCGATGCCCCCATTCGTCAGAGTACACATAattaagcactcccttacatatatattttccaaatttaaaagataatctagattgtttgcgatatatacaatgcttgtatATATCTAAATCGGAATTCTTAAAagttggaatcaaacatcgatcagatagtaccttcataccccgctcattcatgtggcccagacaagcatgccacatacgtgcaaacGTGGAATCTGCAACAACCGCTAccgctccacctgttgaagtgctcctgATTAACCTATAAAATTTTTcgtgcctttgcgctctcataaccacgaatgtcccttttgaaactttaaagacaccattaagaccagtgaacttgcaccctatagcctcaagtGCACTAAAAGAAATCAGACTCtttttcatatcaggaacgtacctgacatcagtcaaggtacgctccatcccatcaaacatctggatgctcaccataccaatagccacaacattacaggtattgtcattacccataaagaccTGTCTACGATCACATTTTCTATAACTGgtaaaccaactctgatgaggagtcatgtgatatgacgctcctgtgttaaggatccactcatctctatgaTTGTCGTGCAAGTGTCTAATTAGATATAATAACATTGGCCTTCctagaagaagcctctgagttttctttctttgctttaagatttgtacaatccttcttcatgtgtccaatcatcccacagttccattactttaattttcatttgcccttgcccttggatttggatctaaatCTTAAAGATCCTGTACCTCGATCAGTATTCCTGCCTCTCGTAAATAGTACATCAGAAAATGTCCTTACGCTACTGTTTATCTTTCTCATGGTCTTCTCTTGAAAGGATGAGATAACGATGTCCACACTCAGGAATTTATTTGTGGTGCACAATGAgttcttgaatgactcatacaatgccggaagagaattcaacaacatgcatgtctgatcttcatctttgatcacttcttcCATATCTAACAACTTGCAAATCAATTCATTAAAgtaactgatgtgggcctccacatctccaccctaTGCATCTTAAAGGTGAACAAccatagcttcaagtgtaggcgattctcaGTAGATTTTTTTGCATAAATATCTTCTAACTTCGCCTAACCAGCTACAGTTTTCTCTcttaaaacattataaaaaacctcatctgtgagacacaaacggatcgaggataaggccttcttatcaaaagtattccaatcatcatcactcATAGTCGGCTTTCgctccttaagagcaccatcctcaccttacttggttaaggaactgataattttgatattttataactcaaaattatttttacctaagtacttctcaatgtcATATCTAGTGTTTCCCATTAATGCTAATCCTTCAGATTCAGGCTTGTGCCctaacgattgctttgataccacttgttggggaaagacggaatcacacaaagatgaatctaggatagcaatccaaaagcaaTAAGCAAAAAAGGAAGGAGAACACAacaatttaatgtgaaaaacccttttgggaaaaaaccacggcacaaagtgacagaaattcactatgaaagtagaaattacaaagagagaaggtttacccaattcgaacaacctcgaatctcacccttgttacacccctttgaaaccctaggactATTTAGAAACTCTTGGAATGCATCACAAtctcgtttacacccatatatatagccttggaaagaatcctAAATGAAATCGAAAACAAAACCCGCAATTTCACAATTTTGCAAAAAAATCTGTGCAGaatttgattagatttaagacatcaaatacaacagatTTTACCTGTAGACTATGGTAGCTCTTACAAAGCTTGGTTGTTTTACCTAAAACGTGTGTTGTAGTCTTATAAACCATTCCGTCAAGGGGGTAAAGCATGGGAAGCTTCCAAATGAATTGGAGTAGctctgtcaatgggctgggcctaggATAGGTCTTGGCCTGGATTTTGTACTGTTATAGGTTGGGCTGTTGGCCAGCTCATTTTCAAgcccgagcccagcccattgacacccataGGATAGAGGGTGTTAATTATTATTAATTCGGATCCTTTGTTTTTAAGACATGCAAATTTTCTATTTCCTTCATCTTCATTGAACCATGTTATCATCAAATATCAGTGCATTAAACGCAGATCGCAGGACACAGATTAGCTGCAGGTTAAATAGCAAGACTTTAttgaattgacgtcaccaagttttgtgggcctcgccatgatgtatgtattacatttatgttgttcatccatttagagagatcattttatgacatgagacaaaaaattgaggcataaaaaaatttTGAGTGGATCCTACCACAAAAAGTAGTAGAGTGACattcactattgaaaccttccaggggtttatcatgatgtttatttgagatctaaacggtttataagttaacatagacatgaacaaggaaaaacacaaatattagcttgatcaaaactttcgtagcccctagaagtttttaatggtaggcattttctatggtggggttcacttgagctttggatatggctttttctttggattataccttaaattgatctctctaaatggatggatgctatggataaaacatatacttcaTGACTAGCCCCACGAAACTTGGTGACATTACTTTAGTAGGAGTCTTGCGACTCAGCTTGTGATAGTAGCTAATTCACGTCCCAAATTAGGACTAGGGctatacacgaactgagttagctcagttaactcgcttgactcgacttgaaaaagctcgatttaactcagtttgaaactgagttcgagccgagttgagctgattttttgagttcgaaaaaatttcgaaccaaattcaagcttgcccgagctctactcgactcaaatcgaaccccaacttgaatcaaaccatttcggtgactcggttactttgatattgatgttgctcactaaatgtttgatgaaatgactcaatgaagtgtcagttggtggcaatgaaggtatgtatacgaaacaaatatctttttttcttggttttgatgttgcctacaatgtgtttaatgaaatacctataaaactgcATTTGTTGTTTTACATGCAGTCCATGTGtctgtgaaaatgctgcaaagaCAAATTCAGCTCGAATTGGCATGAGTTGTTGACTGAACCGAGCAGAGCTGGCTACTTAGGcgcgaggactgagccgagctgggattgagttggggtcagctagtggccatgAGTTGAGCTATGCCAAGCTGGACTCGGTTTAACTCGTGTACACTTTTAATTGAGACCACTCAGTAATAAAATGACCCAAATACAAGGAATGATAAACTATATTTCCCATAAACAAGATTTCAGACTCGATTATTAAATGCAGAGCATTGCTTAGTGCTCGGGTGTGAAGAGTAAAACTTGTGTACATGCCACATGTGTCAACACAGCACATAGGGgcgagatccgatccatccatgaGGTTGGTACGAGCTTGTACACGTGTTGTTATAAATTAATCTGCTCTATTTGATGGCTTAGAAATCTTCGGCCATGTCCAGAGCCAAATGTTTGTTTTGTGATTTGTACCCAACAAGACcactggatcaatctgatttttcatCTAAAGAAACAGTATAGTGGTttttttctgatggatggattagatctcgcacATGTGATGCCATTCTAGCATATGTATGGCATATGCGTGAGCTTTATTACACGCGTCTGAGCTTAACACGATTCAGGTGTCGGTGGAGTCATTCCTCCACAGTCGGTGGTCATCGTGAGAAATGTATTGATTTGGCACTCGCATTCTCTTCACCTTTCTCCAACTTTTAAATGAACGTACCTTTGCCTACGTGGCTTAATCTCCGTCGTATACTAGGAATTTTTCTTAACCATTAGATTGGTTCATTTTTCCATACAGAATGGTTAGTATTGAACGATTTTCTCCAGTTGCCTTGCTGCGGACTGATCAGATGGCTAAGATGATCTTATCTGTGAACCACTCATTTAACATTCAAAGAGGGGACCACTAGTTAACGGCCAGATAATCAGCCAGCCCATCACATTTAACGATGGAAAAATAGCTCCACCACGTCTCCTTTCAAGCGTGGAGAAATGGCTGGTGAGGTTGGAATTTTGGCTTGTGCTTTACTTTAGCATCTTGTCTCTGGTGGTTTTCCCAAAGTGCATATTCTTCTTTTCGGTGGCAAATTTGGCTCAGTGGAAAGTATTTGTTATATCCGCTCCATTCTTCCTGTTGGCGACCATAATTTAGGACATGTCCTCAAatatgagttagatccaaagctcaaatggaccacaccacaggagatagTGAGGTtaaagatggaccacaccataggagaagATTTGGGGTTAAAGATTtgggctcaaatggaccacaccataggagatcTTTTTCATATCGAGccgagcaagctaaccaagcttAGATTGCTCGGGTTGTAAACAGCTCTACGTGTCACTACTctaatttggatgaagggaagacatgccactagaaacaatgatgaatgactattaaaaactttccgtAGCCcggaaaagttttggatcaatctgatatttgtatcttcccttcatccatatctttttccattatcaataggttggattgcaaataaacactaAGAAAAATTTACGATTGCCTCTTTAGTAATTTTAAATGACAGTGCACTCAGTCATCACTGTTTCtagcattgtggcccacctgtgatttggatcttCATAAAATTTTGAACcctacctaaaatgagctagagaaaCTGATGAGCGGCGTGGATATCATCAGCTCCCCTCTGTTACACCATATCCTGGCATGACTTCAATTGCAAGGGACAGGTGGTATGCGGATCACGTATTGGGTAATTAACTCAGCAAGCTATAGTGTGCTGAATAAACCTGGTAGGACTCATACGTGTGCCTTGTACACACCTTGCATCCGTTTATATGTATCTAAAATTTTCAGGCATGAACCCAAgaacgaagcatatccaaagc
This region includes:
- the LOC131224189 gene encoding probable sugar phosphate/phosphate translocator At1g12500, which gives rise to MKYLGATKRVFGIEIYRDRKRSKFCLSQAEYLKKVLIKYGMDQARSASVPHATHFKLSLEQSQKNPPNLSSKNLGFLSATDHGSNPRLEAEQLIDIPVTPTSEVRNSNNINGILSPNPTTAVIIASWYLSNIGVLLLNKYLLSIYGYRYPIFLTLLHMLSCALYSILAIHWLELVPYQPIVSRRQFFKIVALSAIFCFSVVCRNTSLRYLPVSFNPMIGATTPFFTTIFAFIITCKKESCEVYLALVPMVLGIVLASNNEPLFHLFGFLVCVGSTAGSALKSVVQVILLTSEGERLHSMNLLMYMAPMAAVILLPFSVCKTSRNIVHDISFDI